One part of the Saprospiraceae bacterium genome encodes these proteins:
- the serC gene encoding 3-phosphoserine/phosphohydroxythreonine transaminase, whose product MKKHNFYAGPAILPPEVLIQAGEAIKDFAGMGLSILEISHRSKQFEAVMVESANLVKELMGLSEDYEVLFLSGGASSQFYMIPMNLLDESGKACYINTGVWAAGAIKEAKLFGPVEVIASSESDQFRHIPKDFIVPPDATYLHITSNNTIYGSQYHSWPEISVPLVCDMSSDIFSRQLDFSKFSLIYAGAQKNLGPAGVTLVIIKKSILNKINRKLPSMLNYKSHIDKESMYNTPPVFPIYVTMLTLRWIKEIGLQELEKRNEQKASSLYAEIDRNALFEGTVNLEDRSRMNVVFIAKHQEHETAFLESCKQAGCVGLNGHRLVGGFRASLYNALAQESVNVLIDVMKDFENKYA is encoded by the coding sequence ATGAAAAAACATAATTTTTACGCCGGCCCTGCAATTTTACCACCAGAAGTATTGATTCAAGCAGGAGAAGCAATAAAAGACTTCGCAGGTATGGGTTTATCTATCCTGGAAATTTCTCATCGGAGTAAACAATTTGAGGCTGTAATGGTAGAATCTGCAAACCTGGTTAAGGAATTAATGGGTCTATCTGAAGATTACGAGGTTTTATTCTTATCAGGGGGTGCCAGCAGTCAATTTTATATGATTCCAATGAACTTATTAGATGAATCAGGAAAAGCCTGCTATATCAATACAGGAGTATGGGCTGCAGGGGCAATAAAGGAGGCCAAACTATTTGGTCCAGTAGAAGTGATAGCAAGTTCAGAATCGGATCAATTCAGGCATATTCCTAAAGATTTCATAGTGCCACCAGATGCGACCTATCTTCATATCACATCTAATAATACAATTTATGGATCTCAATACCATTCCTGGCCTGAAATTTCAGTACCCTTGGTTTGTGATATGTCAAGTGATATATTTAGCCGTCAACTGGATTTTTCAAAGTTTTCACTGATTTATGCAGGTGCTCAAAAGAATCTAGGGCCGGCGGGAGTGACCCTTGTAATAATCAAGAAGTCTATTCTGAATAAAATAAATCGCAAGCTTCCGAGCATGTTAAATTATAAGTCCCATATTGATAAGGAGAGCATGTATAACACACCTCCTGTTTTTCCAATTTATGTAACAATGTTGACTTTACGGTGGATTAAAGAGATCGGTTTACAAGAATTGGAGAAAAGAAATGAACAAAAAGCTTCTAGTTTATATGCAGAAATTGACCGAAATGCCCTTTTTGAAGGGACTGTAAATTTGGAGGATCGATCCCGGATGAATGTAGTATTTATAGCAAAGCATCAAGAGCATGAAACAGCATTTCTTGAAAGCTGTAAACAAGCAGGATGTGTTGGCTTAAATGGGCATCGTTTAGTCGGTGGTTTTAGAGCATCTTTATATAATGCTTTGGCACAGGAAAGTGTAAACGTATTGATTGATGTTATGAAAGATTTTGAAAACAAATATGCCTAA
- a CDS encoding transporter, with the protein MKKPSSKFNAFIVLSIITISLNQIEAQGCVAIRNGSATCSHEMNPGQGGEGWQFNTSYRYYKSFRHYRGKEEQVERVENGSDVRNYSNFLDMSLIRNFNNRWSLSVNLPFQSVRRTSLYEHDGKTRHETSAVGLGDVRFSVNAWLFKPSEKGNIQIGLGIKLPTGDYRYQDFFYKNDTTELLGAVDQSIQPGDGGTGFSTELNAYYNITKSIGFYGNLYYLINPRDQNGTSTTRGGTASATAIKYRTATMSVPDQYMVRAGVNYSISKFTVSAGARLEGIPSEDLVGESNGFRRPGYVIALEPSISYQLNRFNIFAAVPIALERDRVQSDSDKRRTADTGTFTQGDAAFADYSINLGFSFRFGNSGM; encoded by the coding sequence ATGAAAAAACCAAGCTCAAAATTCAATGCATTCATTGTATTAAGTATAATTACTATTAGTCTAAACCAAATCGAGGCACAAGGTTGTGTTGCAATACGCAATGGAAGTGCAACCTGCTCACATGAAATGAATCCAGGCCAGGGTGGAGAAGGTTGGCAATTTAATACTTCCTATAGATATTATAAATCGTTTCGCCATTATCGGGGTAAAGAAGAACAAGTAGAACGGGTTGAAAATGGTTCCGATGTTAGAAATTATTCAAATTTTCTGGATATGTCCCTAATACGGAATTTCAATAACCGTTGGTCATTAAGTGTAAATTTACCATTTCAATCTGTTAGAAGAACCTCCCTTTATGAGCATGATGGAAAAACCAGACATGAAACTTCTGCAGTAGGTCTAGGTGATGTTAGATTTTCTGTAAATGCATGGTTATTTAAGCCATCTGAAAAAGGAAATATTCAAATAGGATTAGGCATAAAATTACCAACGGGTGATTATAGATATCAAGATTTTTTCTATAAAAATGATACAACCGAGTTACTTGGAGCCGTTGATCAATCGATTCAACCAGGCGATGGTGGAACAGGATTTTCTACAGAGCTGAATGCTTATTATAACATTACAAAATCGATTGGTTTTTATGGCAATCTGTACTACCTTATTAACCCAAGAGATCAAAATGGCACTTCCACAACACGGGGAGGAACAGCATCTGCAACAGCCATTAAATACAGAACTGCAACGATGAGTGTCCCTGACCAATATATGGTAAGAGCTGGTGTGAATTATAGTATTTCAAAATTTACAGTTTCTGCTGGTGCCCGTTTGGAAGGGATTCCTAGTGAAGATTTAGTTGGTGAAAGTAATGGTTTTAGAAGACCTGGATATGTAATCGCTTTAGAACCATCCATTTCTTATCAATTAAATCGCTTTAATATTTTTGCAGCAGTACCTATTGCACTTGAAAGAGATCGCGTTCAAAGCGATTCAGACAAAAGAAGAACAGCCGATACCGGTACCTTTACACAAGGAGATGCAGCTTTTGCTGACTATTCAATTAACCTTGGGTTTAGCTTCCGTTTTGGTAACTCTGGAATGTAA
- a CDS encoding response regulator transcription factor produces the protein MAFRCLLVDDDPLIGDLLKHFCSKTEKVSYCILANNATDGLSLLAAGGLDLIFLDYNLPDMKGQEFLELMQAQVPVIMVTSEAEFAAKSYDYDQVVDFLVKPLSFDRFLKAIDRVDGNTLELPKSTIKDKSIFLKDGSKLVRIQFEDVLFIKSEGNYANFVQEQSQTMNLVSMKELEDKLPPDFIRVHRSYIVNRKKIQVILLDELIINDRHIPIGEKYKAELLKTIEEL, from the coding sequence ATGGCATTTAGATGTTTACTTGTAGATGATGACCCACTGATTGGAGATTTGCTAAAACACTTTTGTTCAAAAACGGAGAAAGTGAGCTACTGTATTTTAGCCAATAATGCCACAGATGGTTTGAGTTTATTGGCTGCTGGAGGACTTGATCTCATATTTTTGGATTATAACTTGCCAGATATGAAAGGGCAGGAATTTTTAGAACTCATGCAAGCTCAAGTTCCAGTAATTATGGTTACTTCTGAAGCAGAATTTGCGGCGAAAAGCTATGATTATGACCAAGTAGTAGATTTTTTAGTAAAACCTTTAAGTTTTGATCGATTTTTGAAAGCAATAGACAGAGTCGACGGAAACACTCTGGAATTGCCAAAATCAACAATTAAAGACAAATCCATTTTCTTAAAAGATGGGTCAAAATTGGTTAGAATTCAATTTGAAGATGTCCTCTTTATTAAATCGGAAGGCAATTATGCAAACTTTGTCCAGGAACAATCACAAACCATGAATTTGGTTAGTATGAAAGAATTGGAAGATAAGTTACCTCCTGATTTTATTCGGGTTCATAGATCTTATATTGTGAATCGTAAAAAAATTCAAGTGATCCTACTGGATGAATTGATTATTAATGATCGACATATTCCTATTGGAGAAAAATACAAAGCCGAATTATTAAAAACTATTGAAGAACTTTAA
- a CDS encoding vanadium-dependent haloperoxidase: MKKQTILILFSLLIFGQNLIAQNKDSNYKSTMANKWLDIALEATANEVDRVGAKPTIQSRTLGIATAAMYDAWAAYDAKAVGTTFGAKLRRPVAERTNKNKEIAISFAMLRVLQDIYPEDKAFFLEHFKKMGFNPNNTTTDKTKPEGIGNLVAAAILKERHHDGANQLGDEIGGNGKPYTDYTYYTPMNTYKNVINPDKWHPLPFVDGKGDTFLVNFLTPHWYRVKPFGLKNSSQFRAPEYPKVGSDQLKKEVDEVIDFNANLDHTRKSIIEFMRDGPRSTGQAGHWLRFAQMVSSRDKNNLDRDVKLFFTVGNTAMDAFIACWETKRFYDSARPWTLVRHYYKGQQIKGWGGPDKGTQTIPAERWHPYSPANFVSPPFPAYVSGHSTVSGACAKILELFTGSDTFGETEHRICGIITETPGDPVSLPLPTFTATADMAGISRVMGGYHVQADNIAGLKMGRDIAQYLWSDVFQKYFDGTYKK, encoded by the coding sequence ATGAAAAAACAAACTATTTTAATTTTATTTAGTCTTTTAATCTTTGGTCAGAACCTAATAGCTCAAAACAAAGATTCCAACTATAAATCCACCATGGCAAATAAGTGGTTGGATATAGCCCTTGAAGCCACTGCCAATGAAGTAGATCGGGTAGGTGCAAAGCCAACCATACAATCCAGAACTTTAGGAATTGCTACTGCTGCAATGTATGATGCCTGGGCAGCATACGATGCAAAAGCTGTTGGTACCACTTTTGGAGCTAAATTGAGAAGGCCTGTAGCAGAACGAACCAATAAAAACAAAGAAATTGCAATAAGTTTTGCAATGTTGAGGGTATTACAAGATATTTATCCAGAAGATAAAGCATTTTTTTTAGAACATTTTAAAAAAATGGGTTTTAACCCTAATAACACAACTACAGATAAAACCAAACCAGAAGGCATAGGAAATCTTGTTGCCGCGGCAATACTTAAGGAACGTCATCATGATGGAGCGAATCAATTAGGGGATGAAATTGGAGGAAATGGCAAGCCGTATACTGACTATACCTATTATACCCCAATGAATACATATAAAAATGTAATCAATCCTGACAAATGGCATCCATTGCCCTTTGTAGATGGAAAAGGAGATACTTTTTTAGTTAATTTTTTAACTCCTCATTGGTATCGGGTTAAACCTTTTGGCTTAAAAAATTCTTCTCAATTTAGAGCACCTGAATACCCTAAAGTGGGTTCTGATCAACTGAAAAAAGAAGTTGATGAAGTAATCGATTTTAATGCTAATCTTGACCATACAAGAAAATCAATCATAGAGTTTATGCGTGACGGACCACGGTCTACCGGTCAAGCAGGACATTGGTTGCGATTTGCACAAATGGTTTCTTCAAGAGATAAAAATAATTTAGATAGGGACGTTAAACTTTTTTTTACGGTAGGAAACACAGCCATGGATGCATTCATCGCTTGTTGGGAAACAAAACGATTCTATGACAGTGCAAGACCCTGGACTTTAGTTAGACATTATTATAAGGGCCAACAAATAAAAGGATGGGGTGGACCAGATAAGGGTACCCAAACGATTCCAGCTGAAAGATGGCATCCGTATTCTCCAGCTAATTTTGTATCCCCACCGTTTCCTGCTTATGTTTCTGGTCACAGTACCGTAAGTGGTGCTTGTGCTAAAATACTTGAATTATTTACGGGCAGCGATACATTCGGGGAAACAGAACATAGAATATGCGGTATTATTACGGAAACTCCGGGCGACCCTGTTTCTTTACCCTTACCTACCTTTACTGCAACAGCTGATATGGCCGGAATTTCAAGGGTCATGGGTGGTTATCATGTACAAGCAGATAATATTGCCGGATTAAAAATGGGTAGAGACATTGCGCAATACTTATGGAGCGATGTCTTTCAAAAATATTTTGACGGGACTTACAAAAAATAA
- the phoU gene encoding phosphate signaling complex protein PhoU, with translation MLHLENEIQELRDKLISMWDLVIKQLDKTEVSLRAFDRDLALEIQETERRVNAYELSIDRDCEDFIALLQPVASDLRFVLSTLKINTNLERIADIACGISEFISDTEEDFNGDIIKQMDADKMLSISIEMVKELRESYILENTKLARTVYKRDKMLDKLNEVASYKAIECLDMYPDQRRQTLHILSIIRKLERIGDQSKNIAEEIIFYLDAKIVKHKKKDKEELI, from the coding sequence ATGCTTCATCTAGAAAATGAAATCCAGGAATTGAGAGATAAATTAATATCCATGTGGGATCTTGTGATTAAACAATTGGATAAAACCGAAGTATCCTTAAGAGCTTTTGACCGGGACCTTGCTTTAGAAATACAAGAAACAGAGCGGAGAGTCAATGCATATGAACTTAGTATTGACAGAGATTGTGAAGATTTTATTGCACTGCTTCAACCTGTTGCTTCGGATTTAAGATTTGTACTTTCTACGTTAAAGATCAATACCAATCTTGAACGAATTGCAGATATCGCCTGCGGTATTTCTGAGTTTATTTCTGACACTGAAGAAGATTTCAATGGAGATATTATAAAGCAAATGGATGCTGATAAAATGTTAAGTATCTCTATTGAAATGGTAAAAGAATTAAGAGAATCTTATATCCTGGAAAATACTAAGTTGGCACGGACCGTATATAAAAGGGATAAAATGCTGGATAAATTAAATGAAGTTGCAAGTTATAAAGCCATTGAATGCTTAGATATGTATCCGGATCAAAGACGTCAAACATTACATATATTATCTATTATTCGAAAGTTGGAACGTATCGGGGATCAATCTAAAAATATAGCAGAAGAAATTATTTTTTATTTAGATGCTAAAATCGTAAAGCATAAAAAGAAAGATAAAGAAGAGTTGATATAA
- a CDS encoding phosphate ABC transporter ATP-binding protein, with translation MGIKIETKNAELYYGEFHALKNVSMQIQEKTVTALIGPSGCGKSTFLRLFNRMNDLIEGVRISGDILVDGTDIYKIKTAEVDQLRRNVGMVFQKPNPFPKTIYENVAYGLRVNGITDKNQIESQVEKSLKQAALWEEVKDKLKKSAFELSGGQQQRLCIARAMAIEPSILLMDEPASALDPISTSKIEELIYELKNNFTILIVTHNMQQASRVSNYTGFFLLGDLVEFNETKKIFTNPDKQQTENYITGRFG, from the coding sequence ATGGGCATTAAAATAGAAACAAAAAATGCTGAATTATATTATGGCGAGTTCCATGCGCTTAAAAATGTTAGCATGCAGATTCAAGAGAAAACGGTCACTGCATTAATTGGTCCATCTGGATGTGGTAAATCTACATTTTTGAGATTGTTTAACAGAATGAATGATTTGATTGAAGGCGTTAGAATATCAGGTGATATATTGGTGGATGGAACAGATATATATAAAATTAAAACTGCTGAAGTTGATCAATTGAGAAGAAATGTTGGTATGGTCTTCCAAAAACCAAATCCATTTCCTAAAACAATTTATGAAAATGTTGCTTACGGATTGCGAGTGAATGGTATTACGGATAAAAATCAAATTGAGTCACAAGTTGAAAAATCTTTAAAGCAAGCCGCTCTATGGGAAGAGGTTAAGGATAAATTGAAAAAATCTGCCTTTGAATTATCTGGTGGTCAACAACAACGTTTATGTATAGCCCGGGCAATGGCCATTGAACCTTCCATTTTATTAATGGATGAACCTGCTTCTGCATTAGATCCAATTTCCACTAGTAAAATTGAAGAACTCATTTACGAATTAAAAAATAACTTTACAATCTTAATAGTAACGCATAATATGCAACAAGCTAGTCGGGTGAGCAATTATACCGGATTTTTCTTGTTAGGTGATTTGGTAGAGTTTAATGAAACCAAGAAAATTTTTACAAATCCGGATAAACAACAAACGGAAAATTATATCACAGGTCGTTTCGGCTAA
- the pstA gene encoding phosphate ABC transporter permease PstA, with amino-acid sequence MLEFPVNINRKKKIHQTVMFWIARLISYIIIATLFLILFFIVKRGIGVINWEFFSTMPKEGMTEGGIFPAIVGTFYLVIGSMIVAFPIGVLSGIYVNEYAKDGNLKKFIKMMTNNLAGIPSIVFGLFGMSLFVNQLNFGASIIAGSLTLALLALPLIIRTTEESLKSVDQTFRLASYALGASKLYTIRKVVLPIAFPNIITGLILAIGRVSGETAPILFTAAAYFLPKLPHSMFDQCMALPYHLYVISTSGTDIESSRPIAYGTAVVLIAIVLFVNLLANFLRNYFGRKVKMK; translated from the coding sequence ATGCTTGAATTTCCGGTAAATATTAATCGAAAGAAAAAAATTCACCAAACTGTAATGTTTTGGATTGCACGATTAATATCTTATATTATTATTGCAACTCTATTCTTAATTTTGTTTTTTATTGTTAAGCGTGGAATTGGAGTTATAAATTGGGAATTTTTTAGTACCATGCCAAAAGAAGGCATGACAGAAGGTGGGATTTTTCCGGCGATAGTTGGTACCTTTTATTTGGTAATCGGCAGCATGATTGTTGCATTTCCAATTGGCGTTTTATCAGGTATTTATGTAAATGAATATGCAAAGGATGGGAATCTGAAAAAATTCATAAAAATGATGACAAATAATTTGGCTGGGATACCTTCCATCGTTTTTGGATTATTTGGAATGTCTTTATTCGTAAATCAATTAAATTTTGGTGCCTCTATAATAGCTGGTTCATTAACACTTGCTTTATTAGCATTGCCATTAATTATTCGTACTACAGAAGAAAGTTTAAAATCAGTGGATCAGACGTTTCGACTTGCTAGTTATGCATTAGGTGCTTCAAAATTATATACTATTAGAAAAGTTGTATTGCCAATTGCATTTCCAAATATTATCACAGGATTAATTTTGGCAATCGGAAGAGTTTCTGGAGAAACAGCACCAATTTTGTTTACAGCTGCGGCCTATTTCTTGCCAAAACTTCCACATTCTATGTTTGACCAATGTATGGCATTGCCTTATCATTTATATGTAATTTCTACAAGTGGTACCGATATAGAAAGTAGCAGACCCATAGCTTATGGTACAGCAGTTGTTTTGATCGCTATCGTTTTATTTGTAAATTTATTAGCGAATTTTTTGAGAAATTATTTTGGACGAAAAGTTAAAATGAAGTAA
- the pstC gene encoding phosphate ABC transporter permease subunit PstC, protein MRLFIEHFIEWIIKGCGYISAFIVLLIVFFLFREGISFLNSSPLEEHYGLYVNIQNPITKLSDNQVKDIFDQKIVNWNQIGGHDDLIKRISVNELDDHFTKEQLGSNFEYLSVCVNRYIDTVPGAIAFFSERQLAISPNTKEITLEKISLGKFLTGLEWFPTAQPAAIMGTLPLLLGTLLVSFFAILFALPLGLAASIYLAEIADERVRKILKPIIELLSGIPSVVYGFFGLVVIVPFLQKVFNLPVGETALAGSILLAIMALPTIITVSEDAIRTCPRAMKEASLALGASHWQTIRKVILPYASSGITAAAILGIGRAIGETMAVLMVTGNAAVIPKSLIQPVRTIPATIAAELGEAPFGGLHFKALFALACILFIITLITNLLVERMSANRRTS, encoded by the coding sequence TTGAGACTCTTTATTGAACATTTTATTGAATGGATTATAAAAGGCTGTGGTTATATCTCAGCCTTCATTGTCTTGTTGATTGTTTTCTTTTTATTTAGAGAAGGGATATCATTTTTAAATTCTTCGCCACTTGAAGAACATTATGGGCTCTATGTAAACATTCAGAATCCAATTACTAAATTGTCTGATAATCAAGTTAAGGATATCTTTGATCAAAAAATTGTCAACTGGAATCAAATAGGAGGGCATGATGATTTGATAAAAAGAATTTCGGTAAATGAGTTGGATGACCATTTTACAAAAGAGCAACTTGGATCAAATTTTGAATATCTCAGTGTTTGTGTAAATCGTTATATTGATACAGTACCAGGCGCTATTGCTTTTTTTTCTGAAAGGCAATTGGCTATATCACCAAATACTAAAGAGATCACTTTAGAAAAAATATCCTTAGGTAAATTTTTAACAGGTCTTGAATGGTTTCCAACAGCACAACCTGCTGCTATTATGGGTACCTTGCCATTATTATTGGGTACTTTGTTGGTTAGTTTTTTCGCAATTTTGTTTGCACTACCCCTTGGGTTAGCAGCTTCTATTTATTTGGCTGAGATTGCGGATGAGCGAGTTCGGAAAATATTGAAACCGATTATCGAACTTTTATCTGGAATTCCATCTGTAGTTTATGGTTTTTTTGGATTAGTAGTAATCGTTCCATTTTTACAAAAAGTATTTAATTTACCAGTTGGTGAAACCGCATTAGCAGGAAGTATTTTACTGGCAATTATGGCGCTTCCAACGATTATAACAGTCTCTGAAGATGCTATTCGCACCTGTCCAAGAGCTATGAAGGAAGCAAGCCTTGCACTGGGCGCATCCCATTGGCAAACAATTCGAAAAGTAATTTTACCATATGCTTCTTCAGGTATAACCGCAGCTGCAATCTTGGGTATTGGACGCGCAATTGGTGAAACAATGGCAGTATTAATGGTTACTGGAAATGCAGCTGTTATTCCTAAGAGTTTAATTCAACCAGTTAGAACAATTCCTGCCACGATTGCTGCAGAATTGGGCGAAGCACCTTTTGGTGGATTGCATTTTAAAGCTTTATTTGCATTAGCTTGTATCTTATTTATAATCACTCTGATTACAAATTTATTAGTTGAAAGAATGTCTGCTAATCGAAGAACCTCATAG
- a CDS encoding phosphate ABC transporter substrate-binding protein, translating to MKILNLLVASLLLLVACNNASQEKRDSKSNTLKIKGSDTVLPLAQKSAENFMKTHQDISIAVVGGGSGTGITALMDGNTDIAMSSRELKGEEKLKLLEKQIAIEVKTIAVDALAVIVHPENKVENLTREQLEKIYIGEITNWKEVGGADLTIVVYSRENSSGTYEFFKEHVMDKKNYASTVLNMPATGAIVQSISQTKGAIGYIGIAYMTPEVKAIHVSYDQGKTFVAPSLETAKDKAYPISRPLYYIYDIKIAAKVGAFVDYCLSAEGQKMVEEVGYIPLNK from the coding sequence ATGAAAATATTAAATTTATTAGTAGCCTCTTTATTATTACTAGTTGCCTGCAATAATGCGAGTCAGGAAAAAAGAGATTCAAAATCCAATACTTTGAAAATTAAAGGAAGCGATACGGTATTGCCCCTTGCACAGAAGTCTGCTGAAAACTTTATGAAAACGCACCAGGATATTTCAATTGCAGTTGTAGGTGGGGGTAGTGGTACAGGAATCACTGCTTTAATGGATGGTAATACGGATATTGCTATGTCCTCTAGAGAATTAAAAGGAGAAGAAAAATTAAAATTACTAGAGAAACAAATTGCGATTGAAGTAAAAACAATAGCAGTTGATGCTTTGGCTGTGATTGTGCATCCTGAAAATAAAGTTGAAAATTTAACAAGAGAGCAATTAGAGAAAATTTATATTGGTGAAATAACCAATTGGAAAGAAGTAGGTGGTGCGGATTTAACAATTGTTGTGTATTCCCGGGAGAATAGTTCTGGAACTTATGAGTTTTTCAAGGAACATGTAATGGATAAGAAAAATTATGCGAGCACTGTTTTAAACATGCCTGCTACGGGAGCAATTGTACAATCTATTAGTCAGACTAAAGGAGCTATTGGATACATAGGTATTGCATATATGACACCAGAGGTTAAAGCGATCCATGTATCGTATGATCAGGGCAAAACTTTCGTGGCTCCTAGTTTAGAAACAGCTAAAGATAAAGCGTACCCAATATCCAGACCATTATACTACATTTACGATATAAAAATTGCAGCAAAAGTGGGAGCATTCGTTGACTATTGCTTATCTGCAGAAGGTCAAAAAATGGTGGAAGAAGTTGGATATATACCTTTAAACAAATAA